The following coding sequences lie in one Calditerrivibrio sp. genomic window:
- a CDS encoding S1 RNA-binding domain-containing protein, giving the protein ISSVTSFGMFVELDNSIEGLVHVTNMLGDYYNYDEKTLTLTGERTRKIYRIGQRVEIEVLSVNPNERQIDFVIVSDNPKEESAE; this is encoded by the coding sequence ATCTCCAGTGTTACTTCTTTTGGAATGTTTGTCGAACTTGACAACTCTATTGAGGGTTTGGTACATGTTACAAACATGCTTGGCGATTATTATAATTACGATGAAAAAACACTCACCCTTACAGGTGAACGGACGCGCAAAATATATCGTATCGGTCAAAGGGTTGAGATAGAAGTGTTAAGCGTAAATCCAAATGAAAGACAGATTGATTTTGTGATTGTATCTGATAACCCGAAGGAAGAATCTGCAGAATAA